In Gilliamella sp. B3022, the sequence CGATAAAAATTAGGATTATTACCTAATTTGTTGGCAATATCTTTCAAGCCATTATGCCCGCCATGGCTGCCGCCAAACTTGAATTTAGCAATACCTGGATTGAGATCGAGCTCATCATGCGCAACAAGAATCTCTTCAGGCTTAATCTGATAAAATGTTGCCATAGCTTGTACTGCTTTACCACTTAAATTCATAAAAGTTGTCGGTACCAATAAACGCACATCATGACCAGAAATAGTTATTCTTGAACTGTAACCAAAAAATTTTGGATCATTTTTTAAAGATTGATGATATCGATCCGCCAATTGTTCAACAAACCATGCTCCCGCATTATGGCGAGTTGCCGCATATTCGTTGCCAGGATTGGCTAGCCCTACAATAAGTTTAATAGTTGTCATGATAATTTGATAATAAATGTTGCTAGAAAATATAAGTTGCTCTAAGTAAAAAAGCCCCAAAAATGGGGCTGGTAATCATAATACTAAAACAGATTAGTAATGAAACATTGCTGAAATTGATTCTTCGTTACTAATACGACGAATGGCTTCAGCAAGCATACCTGATAAAGTTAATTGGCGCACATTTTTCAATGCTTTAACTTCAGCGGTTAATGGAATTGTGTCACAAACCACAATTTCATCAATAGCACAATTTTTAATATTACTGACTGCTTTTCCTGAAAAAATTGGATGAGTTGCATAGGCAAATACTCTTTTAGCGCCACGAGCCTTTAAGGCATCAGCAGCTTTACAAAGTGTTCCTGCAGTATCAATCATATCATCCACTAAAATACAATCACGATCAGCAACATCACCAATAATATTCATTACTTCAGCTTCATTGGCACGCTGACGACGTTTATCGATAATCGCCATATCAGTATCATTAAGAAGTTTGGCAATTGCACGCGCTCGCACCACACCACCTATATCAGGAGATACCACAATTGGGCGTTCAAAATCACGTTGCAACATATCTTCTAAAATAACTGGGCTACCAAATACATTATCAACAGGCACATCAAAGAAACCTTGAATCTGTTCAGCATGAAGATCAACTGTCAATACTCTATCAACACCAACAGTTGATAAAAAGTCAGCAACCACTTTAGCCGTAATAGGCACACGTGCAGAACGAACTCGACGATCTTGCCTTGCATAACCAAAATAAGGAATAACCGCAGTAATACGACCAGCTGATGCACGACGCATAGCATCAATCATTACCAATAATTCCATTAAGTTATCATTGGTTGGCGCGCAAGTTGATTGTATAATAAAAACATCTTCACCACGGACATTTTCATTAATTTGGACATTTACCTCACCATCACTAAAACGGCTAACTACAATGTCACCAAGAGAAGTATAAAGACGATTAGCTATACGTTTTGCTAGCTCGGGTGTGGCATTACCAGCAAAAAGCTTCATATCAGGCACGAGAAATCCTCAAGCATGTTATAATGATTACTTTATTTGTAATCGGTTAAATCGGAGCCATAATTATATAATTATTTATCTATCATGCTCAACCACAATATAAAAAATTATCAAAAATATTTGATATATATATCAAAATTATTAATTAAAAAAATTTGACCTTAAGATACTTTGGCTCATACCCCAAAATCGAGTAAAATAACGTACAAATCCATTAATTAGTTTTACTAAATTCCACAATCCAAGTAGATAACGTGATGAACGAACAATTAAATAGCAATAACCAAGAAATCAAACCCAAAAGAACGATCCGAAGTTTTGTACTACGACAAGGTCGTTTAACTAAAGGTCAAGAACAAGCATTAAATAATTTATGGCCAATATTTGGCATTGAATACCACTCAAACTCACCAATATGCTTTGATAAAAATAAATCTGTCGTTTTAGAAATTGGATTTGGCATGGGGGCATCATTAGTTAAAATGGCCCAAAATGCACAAGATAAAAACTTTCTAGGTATTGAAGTACACAAACCAGGTGTTGGTGCTTGTTTAATGGCTATTGAAGAAAACCAATTATCGAATTTAAAAGTAATGTGTCATGATGCCGTAGAAGTGCTAGAAAACATGATTCCTGATCATTCATTAGACAAAGTGCAGATCTTCTTTCCCGATCCATGGCATAAAGCAAGACACAACAAACGTCGCATTATTCAACCACAATTTGTACAATTAATTCGGCAAAAATTAAAAATCGGTGGTGTTTTACATTTGGCTACCGACTGGCAAAATTATGCCGAACATATGTTAGAGGTTTTAACTGAAGCTGAAGGTTTTGAAAATTTATCAGCTACAGGTGACTATATTCCACGACCGGATGATCGACCTATCACCAAATTTGAAAAACGTGGTCAAAATTTAGGTCATGGCGTTTGGGATTTACAGTTCATGAAAAAATAGCAATAAAACAAGGAGTCATTATGCAAAATAGAACAATTGATTTAATTTGTCACCGTCGTTCAATTCGGTCTTACCAATCAACGCCATTAACTAACGAACAAATTGAATTACTTGTGCAAGCTGCACAATCGGCTCCAAGTTCTAATTTTCTACAATGCACCACAATAATCAGAATTACTGACAACAAAAATCGCTCAAAACTAGCACATTATGCTGGAGATCAAAACTATATAAATCAAACCTCTGAATTTTGGGTGTTTTGTGCCGATTTTAATCGCCATTTTCAAATCGATCCA encodes:
- the pth gene encoding aminoacyl-tRNA hydrolase, whose protein sequence is MTTIKLIVGLANPGNEYAATRHNAGAWFVEQLADRYHQSLKNDPKFFGYSSRITISGHDVRLLVPTTFMNLSGKAVQAMATFYQIKPEEILVAHDELDLNPGIAKFKFGGSHGGHNGLKDIANKLGNNPNFYRLRIGIGHPGDKNKVVGFVLNKPSKAEQELIDKAIDESVRCTDILLSDGIETAMNRLHAFKA
- the trmB gene encoding tRNA (guanosine(46)-N7)-methyltransferase TrmB, whose amino-acid sequence is MNEQLNSNNQEIKPKRTIRSFVLRQGRLTKGQEQALNNLWPIFGIEYHSNSPICFDKNKSVVLEIGFGMGASLVKMAQNAQDKNFLGIEVHKPGVGACLMAIEENQLSNLKVMCHDAVEVLENMIPDHSLDKVQIFFPDPWHKARHNKRRIIQPQFVQLIRQKLKIGGVLHLATDWQNYAEHMLEVLTEAEGFENLSATGDYIPRPDDRPITKFEKRGQNLGHGVWDLQFMKK
- a CDS encoding ribose-phosphate pyrophosphokinase, giving the protein MPDMKLFAGNATPELAKRIANRLYTSLGDIVVSRFSDGEVNVQINENVRGEDVFIIQSTCAPTNDNLMELLVMIDAMRRASAGRITAVIPYFGYARQDRRVRSARVPITAKVVADFLSTVGVDRVLTVDLHAEQIQGFFDVPVDNVFGSPVILEDMLQRDFERPIVVSPDIGGVVRARAIAKLLNDTDMAIIDKRRQRANEAEVMNIIGDVADRDCILVDDMIDTAGTLCKAADALKARGAKRVFAYATHPIFSGKAVSNIKNCAIDEIVVCDTIPLTAEVKALKNVRQLTLSGMLAEAIRRISNEESISAMFHY